The following coding sequences lie in one Candidatus Sulfotelmatobacter sp. genomic window:
- a CDS encoding tetratricopeptide repeat protein, whose protein sequence is MFVTHPAALSFLAAVLVHLGSLPYAFVWDDHYLIEHNGLLGSSAGVARLLTADFWAGAGQHASGFWRPVVVASYAIEHRLGFGAPAMRLVNLLADAGASALLAALALAGGLPRAAAALTGLIFATLPAHLESVVWISGRTDVFAAAFGLAALLLQSRWRRTRSWTDEAAMLLALGAALLSKETAAPLFAVMAVSAWVAGAPAGLSIRGWVREWLPAAAVTAVYGLLHLRFAPGEALPAALVAATRARAAGGFWLLTPAYLAFLQPWYPHSPAAMLDLTHPPGGLAIAGGVALLLLAAIGLCVLVARRSPAALPWSLALATLSPVLAVNALRGTLLFAERFFYFPSAGVCWALAVHACALPLSGRRVAAVVATLALLAGIGFTLQRQPDWRDDETLFRSMTLLHPGNVTGYLQLARELDSRGRGEEAARAAATASRLDPERADVLAVRGLLALRAGNPAAALDFSNRAIAGGSIQLESRLTRAAALAALGRFEEARGALDTLRARMPGNPEVESLWGQYLLATGHAAEARPVLERGLSQFPDDADLAYALGMACVDTHAISESIPAFERAVEKRPGFYEAWLQLGAARLEMGDRAGAARALESAMRLPEAVDGRAAGLRRMVGNPR, encoded by the coding sequence GTGTTCGTCACCCATCCGGCGGCGTTGTCCTTCCTCGCCGCGGTTCTGGTTCATCTCGGCTCGCTGCCCTATGCGTTCGTCTGGGACGATCACTACCTGATCGAGCACAACGGGCTGCTCGGTTCGAGCGCGGGAGTGGCGAGACTCCTCACTGCCGACTTCTGGGCCGGCGCGGGCCAGCACGCCTCGGGCTTCTGGCGCCCGGTGGTGGTGGCGAGCTACGCCATCGAACACCGACTGGGATTCGGCGCGCCGGCGATGAGGCTGGTGAATCTGCTGGCGGACGCCGGCGCGAGTGCGCTGCTCGCGGCGCTGGCGCTGGCCGGTGGACTGCCGCGGGCGGCCGCGGCCCTGACCGGGCTGATCTTCGCGACCCTGCCTGCGCATCTCGAGTCGGTGGTGTGGATTTCGGGCCGCACCGACGTGTTCGCGGCGGCGTTCGGGCTCGCGGCGCTGCTGCTCCAGTCCCGCTGGCGCCGGACCCGGAGCTGGACCGACGAGGCCGCAATGCTTCTCGCCCTCGGCGCGGCGTTGCTCAGCAAAGAGACGGCGGCGCCGTTGTTCGCGGTGATGGCGGTGTCGGCGTGGGTCGCCGGCGCGCCCGCGGGGCTCTCGATCCGCGGCTGGGTTCGCGAATGGCTGCCGGCGGCTGCGGTCACCGCCGTCTACGGCCTCTTGCATCTTCGATTCGCCCCCGGCGAAGCGCTGCCAGCGGCGTTGGTCGCCGCCACGCGCGCCCGCGCCGCCGGAGGCTTCTGGCTGTTGACGCCCGCCTACCTCGCCTTCCTGCAGCCCTGGTACCCGCACTCGCCGGCCGCGATGCTGGATCTGACCCATCCGCCCGGCGGGCTCGCGATCGCTGGCGGTGTCGCGCTGCTCCTGCTCGCGGCGATCGGGCTGTGCGTGCTGGTCGCGCGGCGGTCGCCGGCCGCACTGCCCTGGTCGCTGGCGCTCGCCACCCTGTCGCCGGTGCTGGCGGTCAACGCCCTGCGCGGCACCCTGCTGTTCGCCGAGCGCTTCTTCTACTTTCCAAGCGCCGGCGTCTGCTGGGCGCTCGCCGTACACGCCTGCGCGCTGCCGCTGTCCGGCCGGCGGGTCGCCGCCGTGGTGGCGACCCTTGCCCTGCTGGCGGGAATCGGGTTCACGCTCCAACGCCAGCCCGACTGGCGTGACGACGAGACGCTGTTTCGCAGCATGACCCTGCTGCATCCCGGGAATGTCACCGGCTACCTGCAGCTCGCGCGCGAGCTCGATTCCAGGGGCCGTGGGGAAGAGGCGGCGCGCGCCGCGGCGACCGCGTCGCGCCTCGATCCCGAGCGCGCCGACGTGCTCGCGGTGCGCGGACTGCTGGCATTGCGCGCCGGCAACCCGGCGGCGGCGCTCGATTTCTCGAATCGCGCGATCGCCGGTGGCTCGATTCAGCTCGAGTCGCGGCTCACGCGCGCCGCGGCGCTCGCCGCGCTCGGCCGGTTCGAGGAGGCACGCGGGGCGCTCGACACGTTGCGGGCGCGAATGCCCGGCAATCCCGAGGTGGAATCCCTCTGGGGCCAGTATCTGCTCGCGACCGGTCACGCCGCGGAAGCACGGCCGGTTCTCGAACGCGGGCTGTCACAATTCCCAGACGATGCCGACCTCGCCTACGCGCTCGGCATGGCGTGCGTCGACACGCACGCCATCTCGGAGTCGATCCCGGCATTCGAGCGCGCAGTCGAGAAACGCCCCGGTTTCTATGAGGCCTGGCTGCAGCTTGGAGCGGCGCGACTCGAGATGGGCGACCGCGCGGGCGCGGCGCGCGCGCTCGAGAGCGCGATGCGTTTGCCGGAGGCGGTGGATGGGCGAGCGGCGGGGCTGCGACGGATGGTGGGAAATCCGCGATGA
- a CDS encoding tetratricopeptide repeat protein: MTSRPAPADRSGRRGAAPRREHRPARRWWSHPALGAGLLALLFFLPTIRYGWVRDDHQMIAENQFLRHPRYLLQLLLTDFWSSPGGQSGLWRPVITLSYWIDGRIGGWQPGWFHAVNALSHAAATALFALLLVEIGAGAAVAWFASLWFAVMPVHVESVAWISGRTDVWCAMFCFAALWMHERGARGTSWAWRSGAALAFLAGLLSKEGAAPVLAVFAALAWARLADSPKRWAQFAVETAPYLVITAVWAYVHQGIAPADLTPAAAWRHSTPMERVWTSVATLPSYLALLLPGHPQGPDWLIAPARSPLDPRVILGVLLHLVAIVFVIREWGKKSRLSAAMLLLWLPLALIGGLTLTRGVLLYGGRHLYMGSAGATWLVCVAGVRLWRRGMSPSSLPRWTPAAIYAAILAVSLFQTGVAMSGWWTDETMYRAMIRTQPDNASGYLGLALVSIGHRRDNLALEALSRATELDSTRYEIATYHAAIASRTGQWPQVVAWGRLARARGATEADPALMEVNALQAMDSLEAAHALLDTLMATHKSDPDVAAAYGKQMLAEKKPARAIKPLQYAVGWSPDDATLAILLGDAYARVKNYEDARRELQRATGLEPGNIEAWLRLASVCHLQGDFTARDQALANATSLPGADTTRIQQMWQKMAGLGEPGPIDK; the protein is encoded by the coding sequence ATGACGTCACGGCCGGCGCCGGCCGATCGCAGTGGCCGGCGCGGGGCGGCGCCGCGTCGCGAGCACAGGCCTGCGCGCCGTTGGTGGAGTCATCCGGCGCTGGGCGCCGGACTGCTGGCGCTGCTCTTCTTTCTGCCGACGATTCGCTACGGATGGGTTCGCGACGATCACCAGATGATCGCCGAGAACCAGTTCCTGAGGCATCCCCGCTACCTGCTGCAGCTCCTCCTCACCGACTTCTGGTCGTCGCCGGGCGGCCAATCGGGGCTGTGGCGCCCGGTCATCACGCTGTCCTACTGGATCGACGGCCGGATCGGCGGATGGCAACCGGGCTGGTTCCACGCCGTCAACGCGCTGTCGCACGCGGCCGCCACCGCGCTGTTCGCGCTGCTGCTGGTCGAGATCGGCGCCGGGGCGGCGGTGGCGTGGTTCGCGTCGTTGTGGTTCGCGGTGATGCCGGTGCACGTCGAGTCGGTGGCATGGATCTCGGGACGAACCGACGTGTGGTGCGCGATGTTCTGCTTCGCGGCGCTGTGGATGCACGAGCGCGGCGCGCGCGGAACGAGCTGGGCGTGGCGCAGCGGCGCGGCGCTCGCGTTCCTGGCCGGGCTGCTCAGCAAGGAAGGCGCAGCGCCGGTGCTGGCGGTGTTCGCGGCGCTGGCGTGGGCGCGCCTCGCCGACTCGCCGAAGCGCTGGGCGCAATTCGCGGTCGAGACCGCGCCCTACTTGGTCATCACGGCGGTCTGGGCGTATGTCCATCAGGGCATCGCGCCCGCCGACCTCACGCCGGCGGCCGCCTGGCGCCACTCGACGCCGATGGAACGGGTGTGGACCTCGGTCGCCACGCTGCCCTCGTATCTCGCGCTGCTGCTGCCCGGACATCCGCAGGGACCGGACTGGCTGATCGCGCCGGCGCGCTCGCCGCTCGATCCGCGCGTGATCCTCGGCGTGCTCCTGCACCTTGTCGCCATCGTGTTCGTGATCCGGGAGTGGGGAAAGAAGAGCCGTCTCTCGGCGGCCATGCTGCTGTTGTGGCTGCCGCTGGCCCTGATCGGTGGCCTCACCCTCACGCGCGGCGTGCTGCTCTATGGCGGCCGGCATCTCTATATGGGCTCGGCCGGGGCGACCTGGCTGGTGTGTGTCGCCGGGGTCCGGTTGTGGCGCCGCGGCATGAGTCCGAGCTCGCTGCCGCGCTGGACACCCGCCGCGATCTACGCCGCGATTCTGGCCGTCTCGCTCTTCCAGACCGGCGTGGCCATGTCGGGCTGGTGGACCGACGAGACCATGTACCGCGCCATGATCCGGACTCAGCCCGACAACGCCAGCGGCTATCTGGGACTCGCGCTCGTGAGCATCGGCCACCGTCGTGACAACCTCGCGCTGGAAGCGCTGAGCCGTGCGACGGAGCTCGATTCCACGCGCTACGAAATCGCCACCTACCACGCGGCGATCGCCTCGCGCACCGGTCAGTGGCCGCAGGTGGTGGCGTGGGGAAGACTGGCGCGAGCCCGGGGAGCCACCGAGGCGGATCCCGCGCTGATGGAGGTCAACGCCCTTCAGGCGATGGACAGCCTCGAGGCGGCCCACGCGCTGCTCGACACGCTGATGGCGACCCACAAGAGCGACCCCGATGTCGCGGCCGCCTACGGCAAGCAGATGCTGGCCGAGAAGAAGCCGGCGCGCGCCATCAAGCCGCTCCAATACGCGGTGGGCTGGAGCCCCGACGACGCGACGCTCGCCATTCTGCTCGGCGACGCGTACGCGCGGGTCAAGAACTACGAGGACGCGCGCCGCGAGTTGCAGCGCGCCACCGGACTCGAACCGGGCAACATCGAGGCCTGGCTGCGGCTCGCCTCCGTTTGCCATCTGCAGGGCGACTTCACCGCCCGCGACCAGGCGCTCGCCAACGCCACCAGCCTGCCCGGCGCCGACACCACGCGCATTCAACAGATGTGGCAGAAGATGGCCGGGCTCGGCGAGCCGGGGCCCATCGACAAGTGA